GACATCGATATCGAGGGCCTCGCGGCCACCGAAGCGCTCGCGCGCACGCTGGGCGTGCCGACGTTCGCGCAGAAGTGCGACGTCGCTCGCGCCGGCGACGTCGAGGCTTTCGCCGCTTCCTGCGAGAAGGCCCTTGGTGGGGTCGACTGGCTGTTCAACAACGCGGGGGTGGCGGTGCTCGGGCCCGCCTGGACGGCCACCGACGCCGACTGGGAGTGGGTGCTGGGCGTGAACCTGCGCGGCGTCGCCAACGGCGTGCGCAGCTTCGTTCCTCGCATGCGGGCCCGCGGTGTTGCGGCCCATGTGATCAACACCGCATCGGCCGCCGGCCTGGCCACGCTCGCGGGCTCCGCCGTGTATTGCGCCAGCAAGCACGCTGTCGTCGCCTTTTCCGAATGCCTGGCGCGCGACCTCGAGCAGGCGGGCGATCCGATCGGCGTTTCCGTGCTGTGTCCTTCGCTGGTACCCACGCAGATTCATCAGGCGCAGCGCAGCCGGCCGG
Above is a window of Variovorax sp. PMC12 DNA encoding:
- a CDS encoding SDR family NAD(P)-dependent oxidoreductase, translating into MTGHRVAAITGAGSGIGRELALACAREGMALALADIDIEGLAATEALARTLGVPTFAQKCDVARAGDVEAFAASCEKALGGVDWLFNNAGVAVLGPAWTATDADWEWVLGVNLRGVANGVRSFVPRMRARGVAAHVINTASAAGLATLAGSAVYCASKHAVVAFSECLARDLEQAGDPIGVSVLCPSLVPTQIHQAQRSRPAHLSDTVEPAAAYNDRVRLGMAASPIDAADVAAATLAAVHAGRFYVIPHVQTGGSIRRRMDAMLGDFDAQHPGVP